The Amphiura filiformis chromosome 12, Afil_fr2py, whole genome shotgun sequence genome includes a region encoding these proteins:
- the LOC140166479 gene encoding uncharacterized protein: MMEDSADPPQNVTPYVLHQIQENTSFRSKADDIFGSLGGLEQKYQTDLTKRKEDDKKRGHDDEDEDVGESEPRFKKPSLPPSQRDRRSDGGSSRDNRYDDRNRDRSRDRDKDRGHYRHGGPGRYDSRRQERGSFSSRPRGRFHQPDYKMNPEKWKKYSLEETCMYGDSFNRNVALDFISDLRKRKTEQKREDDSEASSGGCPKIEFHKPKAVSTQDDDEVSGKRKNYGDVYRMSEYVIGMPKKPKSRQHTKTSDETDDSTRSKSNLSLNHLGEDDLDTDDSTAVTSSIEADQSDSKAQVETGQSDSKESSSSQSAAGKDNRVASSEVDTKMDIEAEPIQEMPQIKFSKGKGKRKIRARQVDEDD, encoded by the exons ATGATGGAAGATTCAGCCGATCCCCCTCAGAATGTCACTCCCTACGTGCTTCACCAAATACAAGAAAACACATCATTTCGCTCCAAGGCAGATGATATATTTGGTTCCTTAGGAGGATTAGAGCAAAAATATCAAACAGATCTGAcaaaaaggaaagaagatgaCAAAAAGCGTGGTCATGACGACGAGGATGAGGATGTTGGGGAGAGTGAACCACGATTTAAGAAACCTAGTCTCCCTCCCTCGCAAAGGGATAGGAGATCTGATGGTGGATCTTCAAGAGACAACAG GTATGATGACAGGAATAGGGACAGGAGTAGAGATAGGGACAAGGATAGAGGACATTATAGACATGGAGGTCCAGGTAGATACGACTCCAGACGACAGGAGCGTGGAAGCTTCTCATCAAGACCACGTGGCAGATTCCATCAGCCAGACTACAAAATGAACCCGGAGAAATGGAAAAAGTACAGTCTGGAAGAGACCTGTATGTACGGTGACTCCTTCAACAGGAATGTTGCTTTGGACTTCATCAGTGACCTCAGAAAAAGAAAGACAGAACAGAAGCGTGAAGATGACAGTGAAGCATCCTCCGGTGGATGCCCAAAGATAGAGTTTCACAAACCAAAAGCTGTATCCACGCAGGATGATGATGAGGTTTCTGGTAAGCGCAAGAACTATGGGGATGTGTATAGGATGTCCGAGTATGTTATTGGTATGCCAAAGAAACCAAAATCAAGGCAACATACCAAAACTAGTGACGAGACTGATGATTCTACCAGAAGTAAATCCAATTTATCTTTAAACCATTTAGGAGAAGATGACTTGGACACTGATGATTCAACAGCTGTAACATCCTCAATAGAGGCTGACCAATCGGATTCAAAAGCACAAGTAGAGACTGGCCAATCAGATTCAAAAGAATCGTCAAGTAGCCAATCAGCTGCTGGTAAAGATAATAGGGTTGCTAGTTCAGAAGTTGATACAAAGATGGACATTGAGGCAGAACCAATTCAAGAAATGCCTCAGATTAAGTTTAGTAAAGGTAAAGGAAAGCGGAAGATTCGTGCCAGGCAAGTAGATGAGGACGACTGA